A part of Rhodamnia argentea isolate NSW1041297 chromosome 8, ASM2092103v1, whole genome shotgun sequence genomic DNA contains:
- the LOC115755815 gene encoding uncharacterized protein LOC115755815, translating into MIGVRVMMNPPSTNAHDQWNLLRRHSLHYTTRTTLPRSRATPARDRVIDFGRHKGKMLGTLPSSYLRWVCNNLRARDTEEWAQLAEQVLQDPVYRDRMEWESAERVLNGGGAGGGPGSAVPELLEISERFGWDNEDKAAWGRVDFKLLGTSKGGRIPRKSDDGKEKGKGKGKEEYSESESPSQGEERRRERRHRLRSKRESGEGQNRTTHGGSRREVRNGGAEAVPEPIYNPFPGRESLLRKVLNGKGPQ; encoded by the coding sequence ATGATTGGGGTACGTGTGATGATGAACCCTCCTTCAACAAATGCCCACGACCAGTGGAATCTCCTCCGCCGCCACAGTCTTCActacacaacaagaacaacCCTGCCCAGGAGCAGAGCCACGCCGGCGAGAGACCGGGTGATAGACTTCGGGAGGCACAAGGGTAAGATGCTGGGGACGCTCCCCTCCAGCTACCTCAGGTGGGTCTGCAACAACCTCCGAGCCCGCGACACGGAGGAGTGGGCCCAGCTGGCCGAGCAAGTGCTGCAAGATCCCGTATACCGGGACCGGATGGAGTGGGAGTCGGCGGAGAGGGTGTTGAATGGTGGGGGTGCTGGTGGGGGTCCGGGGAGTGCGGTACCGGAGCTGCTGGAGATAAGCGAGAGGTTCGGGTGGGACAACGAGGATAAGGCCGCGTGGGGTCGGGTGGATTTCAAGCTTCTGGGCACTTCCAAGGGCGGGAGGATCCCCAGGAAATCGGACGACGGGAaggagaaggggaaggggaaaggGAAGGAGGAGTACTCTGAATCCGAATCGCCATCtcaaggagaggagaggaggagggagaggagacACAGGCTGAGGTCGAAGAGAGAATCAGGTGAAGGTCAAAACCGAACGACCCACGGTGGGAGCCGGAGGGAAGTGAGAAATGGAGGAGCGGAGGCGGTGCCGGAGCCAATATACAACCCATTTCCCGGGCGGGAATCGCTGCTGAGGAAGGTGCTCAACGGCAAGGGCCCCCAGTAG